A region of Rhodospirillales bacterium DNA encodes the following proteins:
- a CDS encoding thioesterase family protein, giving the protein MTDLIPTARGYVNTWQCDENDHLNVQFFTALADDASAFLGHALGLGPAALRAAGLTIRPVEDHIRYHRDLRAEDTVQVVSGAVEIADGALSTYHELRNLYSGGIAATVRRRSRLEDADGRAIEWPAALAAAVAARRVVVPEIARARSTGRIADAPKLTLDMAEAAGLIEICADVVKPEECDAAERMRPRFHFARYSDGAPSLWHALGFDRVAMRERRMGSIVLELRQLYVAPPRSGTPLSLRTGIVGIGDKTLDVLHCLFDAESGALVGWAEGAAALFDQAARKLAPLPASERTRLTARLARLP; this is encoded by the coding sequence ATGACCGACCTGATCCCCACCGCGCGCGGCTACGTGAACACGTGGCAGTGCGACGAGAACGACCACCTCAACGTCCAGTTCTTCACCGCGCTGGCGGACGACGCCTCGGCCTTCCTCGGTCACGCGCTCGGCCTCGGTCCGGCCGCGCTGCGCGCCGCCGGTCTGACGATCCGGCCGGTCGAGGACCACATCCGCTATCACCGCGATCTGCGGGCCGAGGACACCGTGCAGGTGGTGTCCGGCGCCGTGGAGATCGCGGACGGCGCGCTGTCGACCTACCACGAGCTGCGCAATCTCTATAGCGGCGGTATCGCCGCCACCGTGCGCCGGCGCAGCCGGCTCGAGGATGCCGACGGCCGCGCCATCGAATGGCCAGCCGCGCTCGCCGCCGCCGTCGCCGCGCGGCGCGTGGTCGTGCCCGAGATCGCGCGGGCGCGGTCCACCGGCCGGATCGCCGACGCGCCGAAGCTGACGCTGGACATGGCGGAGGCCGCGGGATTGATCGAGATCTGCGCCGACGTCGTGAAGCCGGAAGAGTGCGACGCCGCCGAACGGATGCGGCCGCGCTTCCACTTCGCGCGCTACTCCGACGGGGCCCCGAGCCTGTGGCACGCTCTCGGCTTCGACCGCGTGGCGATGCGCGAACGCCGCATGGGCTCGATCGTGCTGGAGCTGCGCCAGCTCTACGTCGCGCCGCCAAGGTCCGGCACGCCGCTGTCGCTGCGCACCGGGATCGTCGGAATCGGCGACAAGACGCTCGACGTGCTGCACTGCCTGTTCGACGCCGAGAGCGGCGCGCTGGTCGGCTGGGCCGAGGGCGCGGCGGCGCTGTTCGACCAGGCGGCGCGGAAACTGGCGCCTCTACCGGCGTCGGAACGGACCCGATTGACGGCGCGCCTGGCGCGTCTTCCGTAA
- a CDS encoding HU family DNA-binding protein encodes MAEKAAVKVETVPLSKLIAELAAGHDMPKKAVASLFDDFVGAVVKNLKKGNKVRITGLGIMQVRKRAARMGRNPATGEAIKIKASKKVAFRVAKDLKEAI; translated from the coding sequence ATGGCCGAGAAAGCCGCCGTCAAAGTCGAGACCGTTCCCCTCTCCAAGTTGATCGCCGAGCTCGCCGCCGGCCACGACATGCCGAAGAAGGCCGTCGCCAGCCTGTTCGACGATTTCGTCGGCGCCGTCGTCAAGAACCTGAAGAAGGGCAACAAGGTCCGCATCACCGGCCTGGGCATCATGCAGGTGCGCAAGCGCGCCGCGCGCATGGGCCGCAACCCGGCCACGGGCGAGGCCATCAAGATCAAGGCGTCCAAGAAGGTCGCCTTCCGCGTCGCCAAGGACCTCAAGGAAGCGATCTAG
- a CDS encoding NAD(P)/FAD-dependent oxidoreductase: protein MAAPTSRSFDVVIIGAGAAGLMCAVSAGRRGRRVLLLDHADEPGKKILISGGGRCNFTNLHSAPDRFISANPHFCKSALARHTQRDFIALVEKHRIAYHEKTLGQLFCDGSARAIVAMLLAECDAAGVDVRMAHAIADIERGERFRVVTDHGDFDAATVVLASGGLSIPKMGATGFAHRVARRFGLRVTETRPALVPLTFGEDDVAWMRPLSGVALDAVATTGRRSFREAMLFTHRGLSGPAILQISSYWRDGAAVTLDLLPGTDARAFLRDRKRVRPKAESKTVLGEVLPQRLAQALADRHLPAGPIAGIPDRALDALAATLNAMTVTPTGTEGYAKAEVTLGGVDTTDLSSKTMEARAVPGLFAIGEAVDVTGWLGGYNFQWAWSSGWVAGEAA, encoded by the coding sequence ATGGCCGCCCCGACGAGCCGATCGTTCGACGTCGTGATCATCGGCGCCGGCGCCGCCGGGCTGATGTGCGCGGTCTCGGCCGGACGCCGCGGCCGGCGGGTGCTGCTGCTCGACCACGCCGACGAGCCCGGCAAGAAGATCCTGATCTCCGGCGGCGGACGCTGCAATTTCACCAATCTGCACAGCGCGCCCGACCGCTTCATCTCGGCCAACCCGCATTTCTGCAAATCGGCGCTGGCGCGCCACACGCAGCGCGACTTCATCGCGCTCGTGGAGAAGCACCGCATCGCCTACCACGAGAAGACGCTGGGCCAGCTGTTCTGCGACGGCAGCGCGCGCGCCATCGTCGCGATGCTGCTGGCGGAATGCGACGCCGCCGGCGTCGACGTGCGGATGGCGCACGCCATCGCCGACATCGAGCGCGGCGAACGGTTCCGCGTCGTCACGGACCATGGCGATTTCGACGCCGCGACGGTCGTGCTGGCCAGCGGCGGCCTGTCGATCCCCAAGATGGGCGCCACCGGGTTCGCGCACCGCGTCGCGCGCCGCTTCGGGCTGCGCGTGACCGAGACCCGCCCCGCGCTGGTGCCGCTGACGTTCGGCGAGGACGACGTCGCGTGGATGCGGCCGCTGAGCGGCGTCGCGCTCGACGCCGTTGCCACGACCGGGCGCCGCAGTTTCCGCGAGGCGATGCTGTTCACCCATCGCGGCCTGTCGGGCCCGGCGATCCTCCAGATCTCGTCGTACTGGCGAGACGGCGCCGCGGTGACGCTCGACCTGCTGCCGGGGACCGACGCGCGGGCGTTCCTGCGCGACCGCAAGCGCGTTCGCCCCAAGGCGGAGTCGAAGACGGTCCTCGGCGAGGTGCTGCCGCAGCGTCTCGCGCAGGCGTTGGCCGACCGGCACCTGCCCGCCGGACCGATCGCCGGAATCCCCGACCGCGCGCTCGACGCGCTCGCCGCGACGCTCAACGCCATGACGGTCACGCCGACCGGAACCGAGGGCTACGCCAAGGCCGAGGTGACGCTGGGTGGCGTCGACACCACCGATCTGTCGTCGAAGACCATGGAGGCCAGAGCCGTGCCCGGCCTGTTCGCGATCGGCGAGGCCGTCGACGTCACAGGCTGGCTCGGCGGCTACAATTTCCAGTGGGCGTGGTCGAGCGGCTGGGTCGCGGGCGAGGCGGCGTAG
- a CDS encoding response regulator transcription factor, which translates to MTAAARVLVVDDEPQIQRFLRPGLTAAGYDVVAAGSGAEALRALAVSSIDVVVLDLGLPDMDGKDVIAEARRWSGVPIIVLSARDREGEKIAALDLGANDYVAKPFAIGELLARIRAALRSRGGAADPSAVIAIGDLVVDLPAHRVTVRGAPVRLTPKEFELLAALAGGAGRVMTHRQILSRVWGPAHTADTQYLRVFIGQLRQKIELDPGEPTLILTEPGVGYRLADPAG; encoded by the coding sequence GTGACCGCGGCGGCGCGCGTCCTCGTCGTCGACGACGAGCCGCAGATCCAGCGGTTCCTGCGGCCGGGATTGACGGCCGCGGGCTACGACGTGGTCGCGGCGGGGAGCGGCGCCGAGGCGTTGCGCGCGCTCGCCGTCTCGTCGATCGACGTCGTCGTGCTCGATCTCGGACTGCCGGATATGGACGGCAAGGACGTGATCGCCGAGGCGCGGCGGTGGTCCGGGGTGCCGATCATCGTGCTGTCGGCCCGCGACCGCGAAGGCGAGAAGATCGCCGCCCTCGACCTCGGGGCCAACGACTACGTCGCCAAGCCGTTCGCGATCGGCGAGCTGCTCGCCCGCATCCGCGCGGCGCTGCGGTCGCGCGGCGGCGCGGCCGATCCGTCGGCCGTGATCGCCATCGGCGACCTCGTGGTCGACCTTCCGGCGCATCGCGTGACGGTGCGCGGCGCGCCGGTGAGGCTCACGCCGAAGGAGTTCGAGCTGCTGGCGGCGCTCGCCGGCGGCGCCGGCCGCGTGATGACGCACCGGCAGATCCTGTCGCGTGTGTGGGGGCCGGCGCACACCGCCGACACGCAGTACCTGCGGGTGTTCATCGGCCAGTTGCGGCAGAAGATCGAGCTCGATCCCGGCGAGCCGACGCTGATCCTGACGGAGCCCGGCGTCGGCTACCGCCTCGCCGACCCGGCAGGATGA
- a CDS encoding DUF4118 domain-containing protein, with translation MAAVAVSTAIGELLTTWLPPHNAALVFIVGVLACAARFGTWSGVAAAVLAFLAFNFCFIEPRFTLAVSDPRDAFALVVFLVVAVLAGGLAGRLRDEGDAARRRAAMLQTLSDFSGRVATASTSDQVAAAIADGAAAAVRGAAAVFARRDGGVVACAVAPAGETVGPADVEMADRALRQGRAAAVAAAGWPGSRFEFRPMVTAAGAAVVVAVAPRGGGRAVPADGERTLVALLRQGAVALDRLDLARQTADARADVERERLRSALLSSISHDLRTPLSTILGSVTSLRQLGDRMPAEARADLLAAIEEETGRLGRFVTNLLDMTRLDAGLVVGRDWVDVGDLAASVVARARAAHPGATLRLAVAPDAPMVEADAALLAQALENLVENAVKFASRDGPVEIGVSSAADGVVISVTDNGPGIPAERLARVFDKFHSTRPPDGAAPGAGLGLAICRGVVEAMGGRVVAVSPVEAGRGTRFVVTLPAPERPA, from the coding sequence TTGGCGGCGGTCGCCGTCTCCACCGCCATCGGCGAGCTGCTGACGACGTGGCTGCCGCCGCACAACGCGGCGCTCGTGTTCATTGTCGGCGTGCTGGCGTGCGCCGCCCGCTTCGGCACGTGGTCGGGCGTCGCCGCCGCCGTCCTCGCGTTCCTGGCGTTCAACTTCTGCTTCATCGAGCCGCGCTTCACCCTCGCGGTCTCGGATCCGCGGGACGCCTTCGCCCTCGTCGTCTTCCTCGTCGTCGCGGTCCTCGCCGGCGGCCTGGCGGGCCGGCTGCGCGACGAGGGCGACGCCGCGCGGCGGCGCGCGGCGATGCTGCAGACGCTGTCGGACTTCTCCGGACGCGTCGCGACGGCGTCCACGTCCGACCAGGTCGCCGCCGCGATCGCCGACGGCGCGGCTGCCGCGGTGCGGGGCGCCGCGGCGGTGTTCGCGCGCCGCGACGGCGGCGTGGTGGCGTGCGCCGTCGCGCCGGCGGGCGAGACGGTCGGACCGGCGGATGTCGAGATGGCGGACCGCGCGCTGCGCCAAGGCCGCGCGGCTGCGGTGGCGGCGGCGGGATGGCCGGGCAGCCGGTTCGAGTTCCGGCCCATGGTCACGGCGGCGGGCGCGGCCGTCGTCGTGGCGGTCGCGCCGAGGGGCGGCGGCCGCGCCGTTCCGGCCGATGGCGAGCGGACGCTGGTCGCGCTGCTGCGGCAGGGCGCGGTCGCGCTGGACCGCCTCGATCTCGCCCGCCAGACCGCCGACGCGCGCGCGGATGTCGAGCGCGAGCGTCTGCGTTCGGCGCTGCTGTCGTCGATCTCGCACGATCTGCGGACGCCGCTGTCGACCATCCTCGGATCGGTCACCAGCCTGCGCCAGCTCGGCGACCGCATGCCGGCGGAGGCGCGCGCCGACCTGCTCGCGGCGATCGAGGAGGAGACCGGCCGGCTCGGGCGGTTCGTGACCAACCTGCTCGACATGACGCGGCTCGACGCCGGGCTGGTGGTCGGCCGCGACTGGGTCGACGTCGGCGACCTCGCCGCCTCGGTCGTCGCGCGCGCGCGCGCCGCCCATCCCGGCGCCACGCTGCGGCTCGCGGTGGCCCCGGACGCGCCGATGGTCGAGGCCGACGCCGCGCTGCTCGCGCAGGCGCTGGAGAACCTGGTCGAGAACGCGGTCAAGTTCGCGTCGCGCGACGGACCCGTCGAGATCGGCGTCTCGTCCGCCGCGGACGGCGTCGTGATCTCTGTGACCGATAACGGGCCGGGCATCCCCGCCGAGCGCCTCGCGCGCGTGTTCGACAAATTCCACTCGACGCGGCCGCCGGACGGCGCGGCGCCGGGCGCCGGTCTCGGTCTGGCGATCTGCCGCGGCGTGGTCGAGGCGATGGGCGGGAGGGTCGTCGCGGTCAGCCCCGTGGAGGCCGGGCGCGGCACCCGCTTCGTCGTCACCCTGCCGGCGCCGGAGCGGCCCGCGTGA
- a CDS encoding potassium transporter Kup: MTIHAKVDARAAGTDRARAGFWGLTLGSIGVVYGDIGTSPIYALREALAAAGAGPGTAASRADVVGILSLMLWSLTIVVTLKYVVVLLRADNAGEGGTLSLLALAQRGLGRATTPVFLLGAAGAALFYGDALITPAISVLSAVEGLKLVTSAFEPYVLPITIAIIVGLFLVQRHGTSAVAGWFGPITLVWFATLAVGGLSHIADDPGILAAVDPRHAVGFMLRHGMIGLVVLGAVFLTVTGAEALYADLGHFGRKPIRWAWFGVVLPALVLNYMGQAALVLADPKAIENPFFLLYPSWASLPIVVIATLATVIASQAVITGAYSLTRQAIQLRFLPRLEVHHTSAAQAGQIYMPQVNTLLAIGVVALVVLFGSSSRLATAYGVAVTGTMVVTASLMFVVAWKLWRWPAWAAAALMAPFVAIDLVFLGANLMKVVEGGYIPLLLAVAMMVVMHTWVKGTAILSAKARQIDVPLPDLVRDLERRPPPVVPGTAVFLTSDPETAPAALMHSLKHYKVLHERNIVLTVATADVPRIAESERARVEKAGDRFIRVTLTFGYMEAPDVPAGLTRCGGPDWTFDIMSTSFFVSRRSIRPGAKSEMPLWQDRLFILLARNASDATDYFGIPTGRVVEIGTQIVI; this comes from the coding sequence ATGACGATCCACGCGAAAGTAGACGCCCGCGCCGCGGGAACGGACCGCGCCCGCGCCGGCTTCTGGGGCCTGACGCTCGGGTCGATCGGCGTGGTCTACGGCGACATCGGCACCAGCCCGATCTATGCGCTGCGCGAGGCGCTGGCGGCGGCCGGCGCCGGACCCGGGACGGCCGCCTCGCGCGCCGACGTCGTCGGGATCCTGTCCTTGATGCTGTGGTCGCTGACGATCGTCGTCACGTTGAAGTACGTCGTCGTACTGCTCCGCGCGGACAATGCCGGCGAAGGCGGCACGCTCTCGCTGCTGGCGCTGGCCCAGCGCGGGCTGGGCCGGGCGACCACGCCCGTCTTCCTGCTCGGCGCCGCCGGCGCCGCGCTGTTCTACGGCGACGCCTTGATCACACCGGCGATCTCCGTGCTCTCCGCCGTCGAGGGCCTGAAGCTGGTGACGTCGGCGTTCGAGCCCTACGTGCTGCCGATCACCATCGCCATCATCGTCGGCCTGTTCCTCGTCCAGCGGCACGGCACGTCGGCGGTCGCCGGCTGGTTCGGGCCGATCACGCTGGTGTGGTTCGCCACCCTCGCGGTCGGCGGGCTGTCGCACATCGCCGACGATCCCGGCATCCTCGCGGCCGTCGATCCCCGGCACGCGGTCGGCTTCATGCTGCGCCACGGCATGATCGGGCTGGTCGTGCTCGGCGCGGTGTTCCTGACCGTCACCGGCGCCGAGGCGCTCTACGCCGATCTCGGCCATTTCGGCCGCAAGCCGATCCGGTGGGCGTGGTTCGGCGTCGTGCTGCCGGCGCTGGTCCTCAACTACATGGGACAGGCCGCCCTCGTGCTCGCCGATCCGAAGGCGATCGAGAACCCGTTCTTCCTGCTCTACCCGTCGTGGGCGTCGCTGCCGATCGTCGTGATCGCCACCCTCGCCACCGTCATCGCCAGCCAGGCGGTGATCACCGGCGCCTATTCGCTGACGCGCCAGGCGATCCAGCTCCGCTTCCTGCCGCGCCTCGAGGTCCACCACACCTCGGCGGCGCAGGCCGGCCAGATATACATGCCGCAGGTGAACACGCTGCTCGCTATCGGCGTCGTCGCGCTGGTGGTGCTGTTCGGCTCGTCGAGCCGGCTGGCGACGGCGTACGGCGTCGCCGTGACCGGCACCATGGTCGTGACCGCGAGCCTGATGTTCGTCGTCGCGTGGAAACTCTGGCGCTGGCCGGCATGGGCGGCGGCCGCGTTGATGGCGCCGTTCGTCGCCATCGACCTCGTATTCCTCGGAGCCAACCTCATGAAGGTCGTCGAAGGCGGCTACATCCCGCTCCTTCTCGCGGTGGCGATGATGGTCGTCATGCACACCTGGGTGAAGGGGACCGCGATCCTGTCGGCCAAGGCGCGACAGATCGACGTGCCGCTGCCCGATCTCGTGCGCGACCTCGAGCGCCGGCCGCCGCCGGTCGTCCCCGGCACCGCCGTGTTCCTGACGAGCGATCCGGAGACGGCCCCCGCCGCGCTCATGCACAGCCTCAAGCACTACAAGGTGCTGCACGAGCGGAACATCGTGCTGACCGTGGCGACCGCCGACGTGCCGCGCATCGCGGAGTCCGAGCGGGCCCGCGTCGAGAAGGCCGGCGACCGCTTCATCCGGGTGACGCTGACGTTCGGCTACATGGAGGCGCCCGACGTGCCCGCCGGTCTGACGCGATGCGGCGGGCCGGACTGGACGTTCGACATCATGTCGACCTCGTTCTTCGTGTCGCGGCGCTCGATCAGGCCGGGCGCCAAGAGCGAGATGCCGCTCTGGCAGGACCGCCTGTTCATCCTGCTGGCGCGCAACGCCAGCGACGCCACCGACTATTTCGGCATCCCGACCGGCCGCGTCGTCGAGATCGGCACGCAGATCGTCATCTGA